The genome window AACCGGACGGTTAAGTACAAGATAGAAGTATTTACTTCTCACAGTATCAGTCGGGTTTACGGCTATTCTGCCATCATTATCAGTAGCAACTACATAATAACTGATAAGTGAAGAGTCTGCATTCACTCCCGGAATCGTACCCTGAAATACATTGGAGTCAGCAGGGGTTCTGGTCATGTTTATTACAAAATTCTGATTTGCACCAGTGCTGTAGTGAAGTTTTGCTGAAGTTACAAAACCATCAAGGTCAATAACTCTGGATGTGATTACAACTGGCTGATTTGGTCCGACAGTCGGAGCGTCACGTCTGATATTTGTAACATTCGGTGGTGTAGCAGAAATCATGATATCACCCGGATAAATCGGAGTGATATAGTAACCATCAGCACGGGTCTGAATCACGCCTCTGATGTATTCGATTGCAGAACCATCATTTGGAGCCTGATAAGTTGTCAGACCAGTAAGGCGATGAGCTCTTGTGGTGAAATACCCTGACTGGTCATACATGGTCATATAGTTACCCTGACCATCATTTATTCTGAAAGTACCGTTGGATGTATTTCTGTCGCTGCTTATAACATTACGAATGACAACATACATACCTTCGTACTGCTCTGCAGTAAGTTTTATCTGACCGTTTTCCATGAAGTCCGTAATCTGCAGTTCAAGCGGAGCCGGTCTCTGCGGAAGCTGATTGATAACATTAACAGGGACAGCTGGATTTACCAAAATATCAAACTGTGTAGTCGTGCTGAATTCATTAACAACACCGGTAAATTCTACAACCTGGGCGGTATCTACCAGATCAAAAAATGTATTGTGGTTAGCAAGACTGGTATCATGCTGGAGAAGCGCTATTCCGCCAAAAACATTTCTGTTTTCATCCATAAGATAGGTGTGCCATCTGGCGCCAGCAGCAATTACTCTTCTTCTGTCAGTTGCGGGGTCTACCACAGGACGAACCATGATAACTCCTCTGACTCTTACTGTATCTCCCTGCAGAACTGACGGCGGGTCAGAGACACCAAAAAGTGAATCAGGGACTCTCTGTATATCCTGCAAAGTTACGAGCGGATACGTCTGTGAGTATAACTCACTCGCTCCTATAATTAAAATGAAAAATAAAGCTAAAAAAGATCTCATTTGAGCATCCATTATTTTATGATTAAAAACTTTCCGGATTTAATAGAACCGGTCTTTTTATTCTTTACTGTAAACAAATACAGGCCGGTTGCAATGGCCTGATCATCGTTTGTAATTAAATCCCACGCATGTTCCCCGCCGCTAAAAACCTGATCCTGTTTGGAAGAGAAATTATTGAACCAGCGGATTTCACTTCCCCCTTCACCCGGTTCATGATTAATGGTTTTTACAATGTCACCTGAGATTGTGTATATAGTTATTTCACAGGATTCAGGTAAATTATAAAAATAAATTTTTCTCAACCGCTCTGAACCGCCGTCCCAGTAAGCATTTCCGTAATATGGATTTGGATATACACCAATCTCAGTATTCTCATCTTCAACGTGCGGTGTACCCGGAACAATTCTGTTCAGATTTGCAAGCAGGGAGGATTCCAGACTCTCCGTATTAATTTCTTCATCACTCTTGTCAAATGCCGTAACGGTAAACAGGTACTGCCATCCGTTAAGGAGATTGTCAATTGTATATTTATACCAGTATGTAACGGTATCCCCCGGGAATGTGACCGGAGTACTAAGCCGGACAGCACTGAATCCGGTGTTAAATCCGGTACTGTTACCTGTACTGTCAAACGCAGCAAGTAATGTAAGAGCGTTTAAATCATTCTGTGAGGATGTAAGATCAAACCCTGCACTGGATCTGTATAAACGGTAACCTTCAAAATCTTTTTTTGCAGATATAGGATCAACAGATTCTTCGCTGTTCCTGTCCCAATAAATATCTACTTTTTGTGAAGAAGGCACAACTTTCACGAAAGGTGAATTCGGCGGTGAAGGTAATATATACCTTGTAATCTTGCCGTCCCTGTCTGTATCTTCACCGGGATCAAGTACACCATTCCGGTTTCTGTCTTCACCATAAAATGCACGGAGTGCCCAGTCTGCATTATCATACAGATTTTTTCTCTGCTCTTCGGTATCAAAAGAAGCTGCCTGAGTTCCGAATTTTTTTGCAGCAAGGATTGCAAATACAACGTTTATGGAATCTCCCGGAGCAATTTTTTTGAAAGGACCTGCAGAGATCATGAAAGACCTGTTTGCGGGCTGCTGGAGAGTTGAGGGATTAATACCTGAACCGTAACGGTTTGTGCCTCCGAAAAAGCCCTGCATTTTATAATACTTGTCACCATCCGTTACAGGAGCGAAAAAGTTCGGGTCTGAAGTATTTCTGAACTGCCATGAAACATAATTAACGCTGTCATATGCTCTGTCAGAGCCAAGAAACATTACTCCAAGATAACTATCCGTAAAACCAACATCACCATTAGAGTCAAATTCGTATGCTAATCTCAGTGAATCCTTAAATCCATTTCCCCCTTTATTATAAAACGCCGTTCCGCCCGGTGACGTAACTTTAGTATTTCTGACAACTGCATCGGTCCAGAGGCCAGCATAGACGCTGTCGATATACTTGTTACTTACATTTTTTACCCAGTAATTCATGATTACAAAAAAATCAGCAAAAGGAAAGTTCCATGAATAGGAAGAATGTGTTACTTCAATTCCTAAGGGAGAGTGATCGGTAATTATTTCTCCATTATCCAGAACCGTTGATGTATCACTGAATACTGAAATAAAATCCTGGTGAGAAACCGCCTGAGGCGAATAAAACTTGGAAGTGATAAGAGATGAAATTTCCTTTACAAATGTTCCCTTTTGATTGGTAAACTCAAAACCTCCACCTCTCTGAGAAACAGAAGCAGCATCAACAGCAGCTGTGGTTACAAAAGGACCGGTTCTGTTAGCACCGAGAGAATCGGTTGAGATAAATCCTCCAAACCAGAGACCGCCGTCAAATATATGTTCAATTCCGCTGCCTAATGGATATTCACATGATGGCTGAGCAGGCCATTTTGCAAATCCATGACCGTAAGTTCCGAAATTGGTTATGGTCAACCCAATACTTCCGACATTGGTAAATTTTGTGTTGTCATCATCCAGCTGTTTCCGGAATCCCTCTCCTTGCTGTGCCAAAAGCGAAAACGAGAATATTGCTGTCAGGATTAAAGTTCTGAGAAAAATCATATCAGTTTGTTTTGGATGATTCAATAAATATCTGTCTTGCCTGTTTATCTGCATGGTAAGAACTTCTTACCAAAGGAGCTGATTCAACAATTTTAAATCCCATTTTCAGTCCCTCTTCTTTATAAAAAAGAAATTCTTCCGGAGAAACAAAGCGATCAACAGGCAAATGTTGTTTGGAAGGCTGCATATACTGTCCTATCGTGAGTATATCACAGCCGTGGTTAAGGAGATCATTCATGAGCTCAAGCACTTCATCAGGCTTTTCTCCGATTCCCACCATAATACCGCTTTTGGTCTTCAAACCTTTTTCCTTGAACCATCGGATAAGTTCAAGACTTCTTTCATATTTTGCCTGAGGCCTGACTGCATGATAAAGCCGCTTTACAGTTTCAAGATTATGATTAAGTATATCAGGCGGATCATTCAGAATTATCTCAAACGCGGTCTCTTCACCTTTGAAGTCGGGTATCAGAATCTCAATAGTACATTCCGGAAGTTTCTGTCTGATTCTTCTTGTTGTCTCAGCAAAAATTTCCGAGCCGCCATTTTTTAACTCATCACGGTTAACCGAGGTGATTACAACATGCTTTAACTGCAGTTTCTCAACTGCCGAAGCAACTCTTAAGGGTTCAAACAAATCAAGTTCATTTGGCATCCCGACTTTTACATTACAAAATCCGCAGCTTCTTGTGCAGGTATCTCCCAGAATCATGAAGGTTGCAGTTCTGTGGTTCCAGCATTCTGCAATATTTGGGCATCTTGCTTCCTCGCAGACGGTATTCAGCTTATGCGAATGCATTAACTCCTTAAGGTCTGCGTAGTTTTTTCCTGATGGCAGTTTCACCTTCAGCCATTCCGGGCGTTGTAGTTTTACTTCTCTGCTTTTCTCTGCAGTTTCTTTAAATGTGCGCTGATGCCTGTTAATCATTATCTTTTCTTAATGCAAAATATCCAAAATACTGTTTCAGGAAGTTAAATTACCATTAAAGTTTTCAAGATGGTCTTTCACCGCTTTCAGGAATCGTCCGCCTAACATGCCGTCAACCAGACGATGATCATGAGAAAGCGTAAGATACATCATGCTTCTTACGGCAATCATTTCTGTTCCGTCATGTTCAATAACAACCGGTCGTTTTACCACCGCACCGACACCAAGGATAGCGAGTTCCGGCTGATTGATGATTGGTGTACCAAAAAGAGTACCAAAAACTCCATAGTTAGTTATGGTAAATGTACCGCCTGAAATATCATCCGGAGTAAGTTTTTTAGTACGGGCTTTCTCCGCCATTTCTGCAATACTCTTTGCAATTCCAATGAGATTCTTTTCGCCGGTGCGTTTGATATTCGGAACGATTAGTCCGTTTGGTTCAAGAGCTACAGCAATTCCAAGGTTGATATCTCTTTTCCTGATAATCGTGTTATTGTCAATCGAAGCATTAATCAGCGGAAATTGCTGAAGTCCTTTAACAACTGCCTGAGAGATAAAAGCCATATAGGTTAGCTTGGCACCATACTGCTTCAAAACATTCTCTTTTTCAGCCGCAAGGAAATTAGCAATCTTTGTCATATCAACTTCAACCAGACCCGTCACATGTACACTCGTATCCCGGCTGTGAACCATATGCTGCATAATTTTCTGACGGATGTTATCCATTGGTATGGATTCAAATGCTTCAGCTGGTAACGATGTTGAGAAGTTTGCAAATGCGGAAGCTGCAGAACTTGTCTGAGTAATTGTCTGTTGAACAGGGGCGGTGTATTGCTGCACCGGTGTAACAGATGCAGGCTTTGTAACAACACCAGCGGTTCTGTTTTTTAAATAATTCAGAACATCATTTTTTGTTACTCTTCCGCCTAATCCGCTCCCTGAAATGTTCTCCAGTTCACCCATGGATATATTCTCAGTTCTTGCAATATTAAGGACAAGCGGAGAATAAAACCGGTTGCTCAGTCCGGGTTTTTGACTTGCCTGGATCTGTGGAGGAGTCTGACTAACCGGTAGTTGTGATGTGACTGCCTGTGCAATCATATCATGCATTGATGAAGCAGGAGCAGAGGTTTGTGCTGCTGGAGCCGAGACTACTGATGAACCATTGCCACCCAACCGGGCTACAACAGTACCAACTGGGACAGTCGTCTGCTCACTGACTAATATCTCAGAGACAACTCCTTCTGATGGTGAAGGTACTTCTGTATCAACCTTATCCGTGCTGATCTCAAAAATGATTTCATCCTTCTTTACTAAATCTCCAACTTTTTTATGCCATTTTATGATGGTCCCCTCCATTACAGATTCACCCATTTTTGGCATAGTTATATCAATTCCCCCGGTCATTGCCGGCTGCGCAATCACTGCACTGGGAGCGGCCGGCGTAATTACTTCCGGAACAGATGGTTTGACCTCCTGTACAGGTTCTTTTATTTCCAACGGCTTTTGTGCTGGCGCGGGAACTGAAGCACCGGGTTCAGATTCAAGAATTGCAACTACCTTACCCACCTCAATGGTTTCCCCTTCACCGAAAAAAATCTGGGTTATATACCCTTCATCCTGAGAAGGTATTTCGGTATCCACTTTGTCAGTGCTGATTTCAAAGATAATTTCATCGCGCTTAACAAAATCTCCCGGCTTTTTATGCCATTTAATAATTGTTCCTTCGGTAACGCTTTCACCCATCTTGGGCATTATAATTTCTGAACGCATGAGAAAACCTTTATTAATAAAGTATAAGTTCTTTAATGGATTGATAGATACCTTCCCTTGAAGGAAGCACTGCATTTTCTAAAATCGGGCTGTATGGAATGTGTGCATCTTTGGCTGCAACCCTACGCACCGGACCGTCAAGATGCTGGAAACAGTTTTCTGTTATTCTTGAGGAAATTTCTGCACCAAAACCAGCTGTTAGGGTATCCTCATGAATAACGATCACCTTGCCGGTTTTTTTAACTGACTGGTAAATCAGTTCTTCATCAAGCGGAATAATTGTTCTGAGATCAATTATTTCAACTGTATAACCTTCTTCCACGAGTCTTTTAGCTGCGAATACTGAATCCCATACTGAAGCACCATAGGTTACCACAGTCACATCACTTCCTTCCATGACAATTTTACCCTTACCGAAAGGTAACAGGTAATCTGCTGATGGTTCAGGTGCTATAGCAAAACTCTGACGGTATAAGCCCTTGTGCTCACAGAAAAGCACAGGATCATTTATTCTGATAGCGGTTTTTAGCAATCCTTTTGCATCAGCGGAATTTGAAGGATACGCAATATAGATACCAGGCACATGCGCAAAAATGGATTCAATATTCTGGCTGTGATAGAGTCCTCCGTGTATATATCCGCCCACAGCAACCCGGGTGACAACAGGAGATGACCAGTAATTAAAGGAACGATAACGAATGGTTGCCAGTTCATCCTTCATCTGCATGAACGCGGGCCATATATAATCACCAAACTGTATTTCGACAACCGGTTTCAGTCCGGCAAATGCCATACCGGTAGCCACTCCCATAATACTTGCTTCGGCAAGCGGAGAATTAAATACTCTGTCCGTGCCAAATTTTGTGGTAAGTCCCTTTGTCGCAGTAAATACCCCTCCTTTACCATCAGCAATATCTTCACCAAAAACATAGATATCCGGATTCTTCTCCATCTCTTCGTGAAGAGCATGATTGATAGCGTCAACCATTACTATTGGAGTACCAGCAGGCTTCTCTTTTTCATAGGTTAATGACTCCTTGAATCCGCTTTCGTCATATACATATTTAGCTGCTTCATCAGCTCTCGGATCTTCAGAGTTTAGTGCTTCTGCTGATGCTCTGTCAACTTCATCTCTAACCTGAGCCTGAACTTCATCAAGTTCCTTCTGAGTCAGCAGATTGTGACTAAGTACATAGGTGGAAAATTTCTGTATCGGGTCATTCTTTAAGTCTTCTTCAAGATCCTGAAGATCCCGGTATTTTTTCTGATCGTCAGATGATGAATGCGATAACAATCTAACGCACTCAGCTTCAACAAGCACTGGTCCCCTGCCTGAGCGTGCATATTCATAAGCTTCGTCTGCCGCTTTCATTGAATCAGTAAAACTGGTGCCGTCAATTTTCATCCTAAGCAGATTGTCATAACCCGCCATCATCTCTGATATTGAGTGCCCTTTTCCGCCTGACTGCTGCGAAACATGTACGGAAATCGCATACTTATTATTCTGTATAACAAACACAACTGGAAGTTTTTCGCGGCTTGCCCAGTTAATGGCTTCATGAAACTCACCCTGACTGGTTGTTCCTTCTCCTGAGCTTACATAGGAAACTGACTTGATCCCTTTTTTTACAGCTGCAAGTGCAGTACCAACAGCCTGAAGAAATTGCGTACCTGTGGGGGATGACTGAGTCGGGATATTTAATTCGCGGGTATATCCCCAATGGCAAGGGAGTTGCCTTCCGCCGCTGGATAAATCGCCGCGTTTAGCAAAACTCTGCATGAAAAAATCGATCGGCTTATATCCCATGGCAAGGATTAATGCTAAATCACGGTAATATGGAAAAGCCCAGTCAACTTTGGGATTTAATTTTTGTCCAAATGCTACCTGTACTGCTTCATGTCCCGACCCTGCTATATGGAAAAAAGTCTTGCCCTGCTTCAGGTAATTCATCGCTTTTACATCAATATGCCGGGCTGTATACATTAACCGGTAAAAATTGAGCAGTTCCTCACGGGATATATCAGGCCTGCCGTTATTCTTTCCCGCTGACAGAGATTGTTTTTTCTCTGAAGCGGAATTAGCGGTTGCCGTTTTATTACCTGATTTCGCCATTTAATTTGCCTCTTTTAATTCTTGCTCATGAGTAATAATTCGTTCAATAGTACTTACTGAATCGTATTCAAAAACGTCCGAAAATATGTTAATGATTTTTTCCTTTACCAGTTTCATGTCATGCATGATTCCGGTTTCCAGCTGCAAAGAAGTTACATCCTTATCCTTGATTCCGCAGGGAATAATGCCGCCGAAATAATTAAGATCAGGTGCTATGTTCAGTGCAAATCCATGCATGGTTATCCACCGGCTTATTTTAATGCCAATGGCAGCAATTTTTTTCTGTTTAATCCAGACCCCTGTGAGTCCTTCAATTCTGCCTGCTTCAAGAGAAAATTCTCTGCAAAAAGCTATAAGAACCTCCTCCAATGCCCGAAGATATTTGTGAGAATCCAGTTTCCATTTTCTCAGATCAATGATTGGATACCCGACAAGTTGTCCAGGTCCATGGTACGTAATATCTCCGCCACGGTCAATATCAACAACTCTTATCTTATTTTGTGCCAGATATATATCATCGGCCAGAAGATTCTGTCTATCCGCCGTTTTGCCAAGGGTATAAGTATGCGGGTGCTCAAGCAAAACAAGGGTATCGTTTTGGCTTCCTTCCAATACACGCGCGAAAATCTGCCGCTGTAAATCCCAGGCAGAATGATACTCTAGCAATCCTGCATCAAGTATCTGTAATGACCTAGATATGGATTGATTCTCCATATGCGTTTGCCGCAGCTTCCATTATTGATTCTG of Ignavibacteriales bacterium contains these proteins:
- a CDS encoding T9SS type A sorting domain-containing protein; translated protein: MRSFLALFFILIIGASELYSQTYPLVTLQDIQRVPDSLFGVSDPPSVLQGDTVRVRGVIMVRPVVDPATDRRRVIAAGARWHTYLMDENRNVFGGIALLQHDTSLANHNTFFDLVDTAQVVEFTGVVNEFSTTTQFDILVNPAVPVNVINQLPQRPAPLELQITDFMENGQIKLTAEQYEGMYVVIRNVISSDRNTSNGTFRINDGQGNYMTMYDQSGYFTTRAHRLTGLTTYQAPNDGSAIEYIRGVIQTRADGYYITPIYPGDIMISATPPNVTNIRRDAPTVGPNQPVVITSRVIDLDGFVTSAKLHYSTGANQNFVINMTRTPADSNVFQGTIPGVNADSSLISYYVVATDNDGRIAVNPTDTVRSKYFYLVLNRPVTIRDIQYSPFGGNFGGYTAYKVTVSGVVTSDTSDIPGFGSTALRVHIQDGTGPWSGIQINGASALNLRRGDNVTVSGTVIEDFSYTRIDTITQIIVNSSNNPLPLAVEVTTRTIGTQPSGTVNAEQYEGVLVKYKNVTVTDDNADGNSGTTNNFGEIFVADTSGINTRVELQDGNHKYHNLWDSTFTSNPNLERIIQGTTISDLSGILYFSFSNYKLTPRKDDDFNGVVTSVNESYAVSDYTLHQNYPNPFNPATTISYSLKSAGHVKINIYNALGQLVKTLVDFEQTPGDYKVIFDASKLASGLYMYQMTVDNFVSTKKMILIK
- the lipA gene encoding lipoyl synthase, with amino-acid sequence MINRHQRTFKETAEKSREVKLQRPEWLKVKLPSGKNYADLKELMHSHKLNTVCEEARCPNIAECWNHRTATFMILGDTCTRSCGFCNVKVGMPNELDLFEPLRVASAVEKLQLKHVVITSVNRDELKNGGSEIFAETTRRIRQKLPECTIEILIPDFKGEETAFEIILNDPPDILNHNLETVKRLYHAVRPQAKYERSLELIRWFKEKGLKTKSGIMVGIGEKPDEVLELMNDLLNHGCDILTIGQYMQPSKQHLPVDRFVSPEEFLFYKEEGLKMGFKIVESAPLVRSSYHADKQARQIFIESSKTN
- the sucB gene encoding 2-oxoglutarate dehydrogenase, E2 component, dihydrolipoamide succinyltransferase → MRSEIIMPKMGESVTEGTIIKWHKKPGDFVKRDEIIFEISTDKVDTEIPSQDEGYITQIFFGEGETIEVGKVVAILESEPGASVPAPAQKPLEIKEPVQEVKPSVPEVITPAAPSAVIAQPAMTGGIDITMPKMGESVMEGTIIKWHKKVGDLVKKDEIIFEISTDKVDTEVPSPSEGVVSEILVSEQTTVPVGTVVARLGGNGSSVVSAPAAQTSAPASSMHDMIAQAVTSQLPVSQTPPQIQASQKPGLSNRFYSPLVLNIARTENISMGELENISGSGLGGRVTKNDVLNYLKNRTAGVVTKPASVTPVQQYTAPVQQTITQTSSAASAFANFSTSLPAEAFESIPMDNIRQKIMQHMVHSRDTSVHVTGLVEVDMTKIANFLAAEKENVLKQYGAKLTYMAFISQAVVKGLQQFPLINASIDNNTIIRKRDINLGIAVALEPNGLIVPNIKRTGEKNLIGIAKSIAEMAEKARTKKLTPDDISGGTFTITNYGVFGTLFGTPIINQPELAILGVGAVVKRPVVIEHDGTEMIAVRSMMYLTLSHDHRLVDGMLGGRFLKAVKDHLENFNGNLTS
- a CDS encoding tungsten formylmethanofuran dehydrogenase, whose protein sequence is MAKSGNKTATANSASEKKQSLSAGKNNGRPDISREELLNFYRLMYTARHIDVKAMNYLKQGKTFFHIAGSGHEAVQVAFGQKLNPKVDWAFPYYRDLALILAMGYKPIDFFMQSFAKRGDLSSGGRQLPCHWGYTRELNIPTQSSPTGTQFLQAVGTALAAVKKGIKSVSYVSSGEGTTSQGEFHEAINWASREKLPVVFVIQNNKYAISVHVSQQSGGKGHSISEMMAGYDNLLRMKIDGTSFTDSMKAADEAYEYARSGRGPVLVEAECVRLLSHSSSDDQKKYRDLQDLEEDLKNDPIQKFSTYVLSHNLLTQKELDEVQAQVRDEVDRASAEALNSEDPRADEAAKYVYDESGFKESLTYEKEKPAGTPIVMVDAINHALHEEMEKNPDIYVFGEDIADGKGGVFTATKGLTTKFGTDRVFNSPLAEASIMGVATGMAFAGLKPVVEIQFGDYIWPAFMQMKDELATIRYRSFNYWSSPVVTRVAVGGYIHGGLYHSQNIESIFAHVPGIYIAYPSNSADAKGLLKTAIRINDPVLFCEHKGLYRQSFAIAPEPSADYLLPFGKGKIVMEGSDVTVVTYGASVWDSVFAAKRLVEEGYTVEIIDLRTIIPLDEELIYQSVKKTGKVIVIHEDTLTAGFGAEISSRITENCFQHLDGPVRRVAAKDAHIPYSPILENAVLPSREGIYQSIKELILY
- the lipB gene encoding lipoyl(octanoyl) transferase LipB — protein: MENQSISRSLQILDAGLLEYHSAWDLQRQIFARVLEGSQNDTLVLLEHPHTYTLGKTADRQNLLADDIYLAQNKIRVVDIDRGGDITYHGPGQLVGYPIIDLRKWKLDSHKYLRALEEVLIAFCREFSLEAGRIEGLTGVWIKQKKIAAIGIKISRWITMHGFALNIAPDLNYFGGIIPCGIKDKDVTSLQLETGIMHDMKLVKEKIINIFSDVFEYDSVSTIERIITHEQELKEAN